The window GGCCACGCCTGCTGACAGTGACGGTATCGAAGACGGGCCAGCAACCGACGGTGACCTTCCGACAAGCGACGAGACGGTGGACGACGGCGGTGACGACGACGGAAGTGACACCGACGGCGGTGACACTGATGGCAGCGCCGACGCCGACAGCGACGACACCAGCACCGACGCCGACGACTCGGACGATGAAGACGACGCGTCGGACGACGAAGACGACGACTCGGAAGAAGCCCGGTCTATCTCCGCGGTCAAGTCCGTCCGCGTCGACGTCGACCAACTCGACGAACTTCACGAACTCGTCGAACAACTCGTCACGAGTCGCATCAAACTCCGCAACGCTATCGACGAAGAACAGAACACGGCGCTGGACACCCTCGACGAACTCGACAAAATCTCGTCGAACCTCCAGAACACCGTCATGGACATGCGGCTTATCCCGCTCAAGAAGGTGTTCGACAAGTTCCCGCGACTGGTTCGTGACCTCGCGCGCGAACAGGACAAACGCGTCTCGTTCAAGGTCGAAGGTGCGGACATCGAACTCGACCGGACTATCCTCGACGAGATTTCCGACCCGTTGATGCACGTCCTCCGGAACGCCGTCGACCACGGCATCGAAGAACCGGACGTGCGCGAGGCGAACGGCAAGCCACGGACGGGGACCATCAGACTCTCGGCCCAGCGACAACACGACACGGTCATCGTGACCGTCGAAGACGACGGGAGTGGTATCGACGCAGACGCCGTCCGCGACAAAGTCGTCGCCGAGGGCGTCGAGACACGCGAAGAGATGAACGCGATGCCCGACTCGGAGGTGTACGATTACATCTTCCACCCCGGTCTCTCGACCAACGATGAGATTACCGACGTCTCGGGTCGCGGTGTCGGGATGGACGTGGTGAAGACCACCGTCGAGTCACTCGACGGGTCCGTCTCCGTCGAGAGCGAACCCGGGCAGGGAAGTACGGTCAACATCCGTCTGCCGGTCTCCGTCGCGATTATCAAGGTCCTCTTCGTGCAGGTCGACGACCGCGAGTTCGGTGTGCCCATCAAGTACATCGACGAGATTAGCCGCCGCGACCGCGTCCAGACGGTCAACGGCGCAGAAGTCATCGTCCACGAAGACACCATCTTCCCGTTGATTCGACTCCGGGAAGCGCTGGAAATCGACACGGACGAACGCGACCACGGGATGGTCGTCCGCATCCGCCCCGACGACAGACAGGTCGCGCTTCACTGCGACGGCGTGACGAAACAAGAAGAAGTCGTCGTGACGCCACTGCAAGGTCCACTCTCGGGTGTCGGTGGCCTCTCCGGAACTGCGGTCATCGGCGACGGGAACGTCATCCCGATTCTGGACGTGTCGACGCTCGAACTCCCCGACGACGGGAAACAGGCGATGCGCGAGTTCGACCCGAGTGAACTCCCCGACACGGCCGAGGAGGCAGCAGACTGATGCCGTCGTCGAGCACCGACGACCCGGCATTCGACCGACTCCTCGAGTACGTCGAAGACTCGCTCCAGTTCCAGACGAGTTCGTACAACGACGCCTACCTCGACCGGCGTATCTCTGCACGGATGCGGCGACGACGCGTCGACGAGTACGAGACGTATCAGGAGATGCTCCGGGAGGACGAAGAGGAACAGCAAGCGCTTCTCGACGCACTCTCTGTCAACGTGACGAGTTTCTTCCGGAACCCGGACGTGTGGGAAGCACTGCGCGAGGTACTCCGAGACCTGAGTTCGAAAGGGAGCAGACGCGACCCAATCAAGGTG is drawn from Haloferax litoreum and contains these coding sequences:
- a CDS encoding chemotaxis protein CheA produces the protein MDEELYQAFITESEESITQLNNSLLSLESNPEDTDAIDDIFRQAHTLKGNFGAMGFDNAATVAHAVEDLLDEIRHDRLDVTPERMDLVFDGMDLIVDILHDIEENGESTIDPSDTVEEIRAAAETGGDAGNSNPAASDEDDREDVDFVSLAAECVDTDTIDAATLAHAHVELDAGQMKSVDAGIFLSNIPDVVDVVGYAPSRDAIEGGEFDDGFDLFVANLAPKAVESRLGDLWKVDSVETNDVSDVLDGVVSAGTSQEAAPDSSDAEAVPGESDDGAGVEPEADVDESAEATPADSDGIEDGPATDGDLPTSDETVDDGGDDDGSDTDGGDTDGSADADSDDTSTDADDSDDEDDASDDEDDDSEEARSISAVKSVRVDVDQLDELHELVEQLVTSRIKLRNAIDEEQNTALDTLDELDKISSNLQNTVMDMRLIPLKKVFDKFPRLVRDLAREQDKRVSFKVEGADIELDRTILDEISDPLMHVLRNAVDHGIEEPDVREANGKPRTGTIRLSAQRQHDTVIVTVEDDGSGIDADAVRDKVVAEGVETREEMNAMPDSEVYDYIFHPGLSTNDEITDVSGRGVGMDVVKTTVESLDGSVSVESEPGQGSTVNIRLPVSVAIIKVLFVQVDDREFGVPIKYIDEISRRDRVQTVNGAEVIVHEDTIFPLIRLREALEIDTDERDHGMVVRIRPDDRQVALHCDGVTKQEEVVVTPLQGPLSGVGGLSGTAVIGDGNVIPILDVSTLELPDDGKQAMREFDPSELPDTAEEAAD